A portion of the Tiliqua scincoides isolate rTilSci1 chromosome 3, rTilSci1.hap2, whole genome shotgun sequence genome contains these proteins:
- the GPRIN2 gene encoding G protein-regulated inducer of neurite outgrowth 2, with the protein MAANNHRLHTHSHQETLNSVCHGTLNLNCHPFSKSSSNLAGIGRVNSEERQNSKQELRKSRSSSACQTQVKENNVGSTPSSGWSSTHSEIASTVRTVSSLSPSDSIQCTAKSTNHFLCGDQSPASEDGTGTTMHIKTHTVENASPAYGFNPQCVSTMEDLGVAVQRSLSDLTCSCKQQSSVSHMETSVTYSAMSSNNRYEASVGNVAFQRPRYGSDSYENDPCFESHVTQVPSLPRDQNVPTNVFDNGAVSHNVAVFTEPRAYHTTVVASHMPGDHLSNRAMYAQGGIMYSNFSPGMHPPGMMAIHNSTALPYNIRQESAMKVEGTIPAYCHSLPIPSVQFIPRLVCSVSESGKEQVNPGYCPSLPATEAATLPKLVSSVSESGLDAKRILRYCNVHGEHLVHTQPYVQPGRDQLERKTTYVVLNSHQDGVSTVMKTKDTWTMTSMNDITQGLQPPLECKDAEVQTIPTKECKSVATSPAVLAEGHTHVFPEVNLEPEAEGEKSPVREVRWDDEGMTWEVYGAAVDPEVLGLAIQKHLEIQIEQFQTEPMVLSRKSTEEQPVKEETEEKEEKKTSFRTMMFCLKNPSCCARTSTTVE; encoded by the coding sequence ATGGCAGCTAACAACCACAGGCTCCACACCCACTCCCATCAGGAAACCTTAAATTCTGTCTGTCATGGTACCTTGAACCTCAACTGCCATCCTTTCTCAAAGAGCTCCTCGAACCTAGCAGGCATTGGGCGAGTCAATTCTGAGGAAAGACAGAATAGCAAACAGGAGCTCCGGAAAAGTCGCAGTAGCTCTGCCTGTCAAACTCAGGTAAAGGAGAATAATGTTGGAAGCACACCTAGTTCTGGATGGTCTTCAACCCACTCAGAAATTGCATCCACTGTCAGAACTGTGAGCAGCTTGTCTCCAAGTGACAGCATACAGTGTACTGCTAAGAGCACTAACCATTTCCTGTGTGGTGACCAGTCCCCAGCATCTGAGGATGGAACAGGCACTACAATGCATATCAAGACCCACACTGTTGAGAATGCGTCTCCAGCCTATGGTTTTAATCCACAGTGTGTGAGCACCATGGAAGATCTGGGAGTTGCAGTCCAGAGAAGCCTTTCTGACCTGACATGTAGCTGCAAGCAACAGAGTTCTGTTTCCCACATGGAGACCAGTGTCACATATTCTGCTATGAGCTCCAACAATAGATATGAGGCTTCTGTGGGCAATGTAGCTTTTCAAAGACCAAGGTATGGATCAGACTCATACGAAAATGACCCATGTTTTGAAAGTCATGTGACTCAGGTCCCAAGTTTGCCTAGAGACCAAAATGTGCCCACTAACGTATTTGACAACGGTGCTGTATCACACAATGTTGCTGTTTTTACAGAGCCTAGAGCATATCACACAACTGTTGTTGCATCACATATGCCTGGAGACCATCTTTCCAATCGAGCAATGTATGCGCAGGGTGGAATCATGTACAGTAACTTTTCACCTGGCATGCACCCACCTGGCATGATGGCCATTCATAACAGTACTGCCCTTCCCTACAACATTAGGCAGGAGTCTGCTATGAAGGTAGAGGGCACGATTCCTGCCTATTGTCATTCCTTGCCAATACCTTCCGTCCAGTTCATTCCAAGGCTGGTCTGCTCAGTAAGTGAATCAGGGAAAGAACAAGTAAACCCTGGATATTGTCCATCTTTGCCTGCTACAGAAGCAGCTACACTTCCTAAGCTGGTGTCATCTGTTAGCGAATCAGGCCTTGATGCAAAACGCATACTGAGATACTGTAATGTGCATGGGGAACACCTGGTGCATACTCAACCTTATGTACAGCCAGGCAGAGACCAACTGGAAAGGAAGACAACATATGTGGTGTTGAATAGTCACCAAGATGGCGTCAGCACTGTCATGAAGACAAAAGACACGTGGACTATGACATCTATGAATGACATCACTCAGGGATTGCAGCCTCCTCTTGAGTGCAAGGATGCAGAGGTACAAACCATCCCAACAAAGGAGTGTAAGTCTGTGGCAACAAGCCCTGCTGTTTTGGCTGAAGGCCACACTCATGTGTTCCCAGAGGTGAATTTGGAACCCGAGGCTGAGGGTGAAAAGTCTCCTGTGCGGGAAGTGAGATGGGATGATGAAGGCATGACTTGGGAGGTCTATGGTGCAGCTGTTGATCCTGAGGTTCTTGGGCTGGCCATTCAGAAACATCTTGAGATTCAGATAGAACAGTTTCAGACAGAACCTATGGTGCTGTCTCGGAAAAGTACAGAAGAACAACCAGTGAAAGAGGAaacagaggaaaaagaagaaaagaaaacgtCTTTCAGGACAATGATGTTTTGTCTAAAAAATCCAAGCTGTTGTGCCCGGACCAGCACAACAGTGGAATAA